In Paenibacillus hexagrammi, the following are encoded in one genomic region:
- a CDS encoding sensor histidine kinase, protein MLLLTCLLLLAVYAGTMGSLDWYVSHKLDTSGYFVSCSFIIFAGIVSAVIQYYQRARESALQLYTLLMQSHEQLKEYALHAEEWAAARERIRIARDIHDTVGHKLTALLVQMQLARKLSDADSSRSRQIYLECEELIKSSLQEIRLSVRAIRDESLGGTALYDSLEKLSAEFTKFTGVNTTMELKGVPVALPHNLQLTVYRMVQESLTNAYKHGNAQNVSVSLTYSESGFSLNIHNDGHVPDELNPGFGLIGLQERAKEWNGEVRFHLDRHKGFAVEGAFPYSAVERERVPL, encoded by the coding sequence ATGCTGCTCCTTACCTGTCTTCTGCTGCTAGCCGTATATGCCGGAACGATGGGCAGTTTGGATTGGTATGTATCTCATAAGCTTGATACCTCCGGTTATTTCGTTTCCTGCTCCTTTATTATTTTCGCGGGCATCGTAAGTGCTGTGATCCAGTATTATCAGCGGGCTCGGGAGAGTGCCTTGCAGTTGTATACCCTTTTGATGCAGTCTCATGAGCAATTGAAGGAGTATGCGCTCCATGCTGAAGAATGGGCAGCCGCTAGGGAAAGAATCCGCATTGCACGGGATATTCACGATACGGTAGGTCATAAATTAACGGCCTTATTGGTTCAAATGCAGTTAGCCCGCAAGCTCAGTGATGCGGATTCCTCACGCAGTCGGCAAATCTATCTGGAATGTGAAGAGTTAATCAAATCCTCTCTGCAAGAGATTCGGCTTTCGGTCAGGGCTATTCGGGATGAATCCTTGGGGGGTACCGCTCTGTATGACAGCCTCGAAAAGTTAAGTGCCGAGTTTACCAAATTCACCGGAGTTAACACCACTATGGAACTAAAAGGAGTTCCCGTCGCTCTGCCCCACAACCTTCAGCTAACCGTTTATCGCATGGTTCAGGAATCCCTCACGAATGCATACAAGCACGGTAATGCCCAAAATGTAAGTGTGTCATTAACCTACTCCGAGAGCGGATTTTCCCTAAACATACACAATGACGGACATGTCCCGGATGAACTTAACCCGGGTTTTGGCTTAATCGGGTTACAGGAAAGAGCGAAAGAATGGAATGGAGAGGTGCGATTTCATCTGGATCGGCACAAAGGATTTGCTGTTGAAGGAGCATTTCCATATTCTGCAGTAGAAAGGGAGCGTGTCCCGCTTTGA
- a CDS encoding response regulator, whose product MIVDDQRLMREGLAALIGFEPGMEVVGTAMDGRDAYAKALEWRPDVVLMDIRMPGMDGIEGTQLILKHLPETKILILTTFDDAELIMRALEQGVHGYLLKDMPSEAIVSAIQTVYNGGTVLQSDITAMLLNEFKKTSQRNMEEPNPRSTEDPAGLEALTEREKEILVLLGQGFNNREIAGTLVITEGTAKNHVSNLIAKLGLRDRTQAALFAVRHQAFIQ is encoded by the coding sequence ATGATCGTAGATGATCAGCGTCTCATGAGAGAGGGACTGGCTGCCCTTATCGGTTTTGAACCGGGCATGGAGGTAGTTGGCACGGCAATGGATGGCAGAGATGCTTACGCTAAAGCTTTGGAATGGCGGCCGGATGTGGTGTTGATGGATATTCGTATGCCGGGCATGGATGGTATCGAAGGAACTCAGCTGATCTTAAAGCATCTGCCGGAGACTAAAATCCTGATTCTGACTACCTTCGATGATGCGGAATTAATTATGCGTGCTTTGGAACAAGGCGTTCATGGGTATTTGTTGAAGGACATGCCTTCCGAGGCCATCGTCAGTGCGATTCAAACGGTTTATAACGGAGGGACAGTGCTTCAATCGGATATCACAGCTATGCTGTTGAACGAGTTCAAGAAAACGTCGCAACGGAACATGGAGGAACCGAATCCCCGTAGCACAGAAGATCCTGCTGGTCTGGAAGCCCTAACCGAACGAGAAAAGGAGATCCTTGTTTTATTGGGTCAAGGCTTCAATAACAGAGAGATTGCAGGTACCCTCGTCATCACGGAAGGCACAGCGAAGAATCACGTTTCGAACCTCATAGCCAAGCTTGGTTTGCGAGACCGAACACAGGCTGCACTCTTTGCAGTCCGTCATCAAGCTTTTATCCAGTAA
- a CDS encoding DoxX family protein — translation MKKIKIAYWIITACTLIGFALSAFNELARTPETFVSTTQHLGYPAYFLTLLGTAKVIAIIILLIPNYYRLKEWVYAGLTIDCISAFWSEMAVGNPMGSIKSVVVLAFVMLSYYLLLRMEKGRLTHNRSLGIENS, via the coding sequence ATGAAGAAAATCAAAATTGCCTACTGGATCATTACAGCATGCACGCTCATAGGCTTCGCACTCAGTGCCTTTAATGAGCTTGCTCGCACGCCGGAAACTTTTGTAAGTACCACGCAGCATCTTGGTTACCCAGCCTACTTTCTGACTCTGCTTGGAACAGCAAAAGTGATCGCGATCATCATTCTGCTGATTCCTAACTATTATAGGCTGAAAGAATGGGTATATGCCGGCCTGACGATTGACTGTATTTCCGCATTTTGGTCTGAGATGGCTGTAGGCAACCCTATGGGAAGCATCAAATCAGTCGTAGTCTTGGCGTTTGTGATGTTATCTTATTACTTGCTGCTGAGGATGGAGAAAGGCCGCTTAACTCACAATCGATCCCTTGGAATCGAGAACAGCTAG